In Streptomyces capitiformicae, one genomic interval encodes:
- a CDS encoding diacylglycerol kinase family protein: MATPDQLLVVIDPLARRTDGEAVRIAKDVLSAGAASTKVCLPDGPEEFTRALVRRGSRRPVVVGDDRALLRTVALLHRQRELAACALSLVPVGPALGLARSLGVPTDAVAAARAALDGVERRLDLLVDDSDGVVLGRLRIPALPGASESPENPENPGPDEAEADGSAAHHHSWLRAWPQSLVRTLSTRPSRPSRASRPSRSSRPSRIRVTSPAGVGPARLRVEVDGATLVDLDQPVEAVSICPDADGGAEVEVRPASVGAEAAPLHAVGQRVTVSGADFRYRADWLVAGPVRTRTWTVREGAWGLTLPPE, translated from the coding sequence GTGGCGACTCCCGACCAGCTCCTCGTGGTCATCGACCCCCTTGCCCGTCGCACGGACGGTGAGGCGGTGCGGATCGCGAAAGACGTGCTCAGCGCGGGTGCGGCGAGCACGAAAGTGTGCCTTCCCGACGGGCCCGAGGAATTCACGCGAGCGCTCGTCCGACGTGGTTCGCGGCGGCCGGTGGTGGTCGGGGACGACCGCGCGCTTCTGCGGACCGTGGCTCTTTTGCATCGGCAGCGGGAGCTCGCCGCGTGCGCGCTCTCGCTGGTCCCGGTGGGCCCGGCGCTGGGGCTCGCCCGGTCGCTCGGCGTACCGACCGACGCGGTGGCCGCGGCCCGCGCCGCCCTGGACGGGGTCGAGCGACGGCTTGATCTGCTCGTGGACGACAGCGACGGGGTGGTGCTGGGGCGGCTGCGGATCCCGGCGCTGCCGGGTGCCTCGGAGAGCCCGGAGAATCCGGAGAATCCGGGGCCGGACGAAGCGGAAGCCGACGGCTCCGCCGCCCACCACCACTCGTGGCTGCGCGCCTGGCCCCAGTCCCTGGTCCGCACGCTGTCCACGCGTCCCTCGCGGCCTTCGCGAGCTTCTCGTCCTTCGCGGTCTTCGCGTCCGTCCCGCATACGGGTCACCTCTCCCGCCGGGGTGGGGCCGGCACGGCTGCGGGTGGAGGTGGACGGGGCGACCCTCGTCGACCTGGACCAGCCCGTGGAGGCCGTGTCCATCTGCCCCGACGCGGACGGCGGTGCCGAGGTCGAGGTCCGGCCGGCGTCGGTGGGCGCCGAGGCCGCGCCGCTGCACGCGGTCGGGCAGCGCGTGACCGTGTCCGGCGCGGACTTCCGCTACCGGGCGGACTGGCTGGTCGCGGGCCCGGTACGGACGCGGACGTGGACGGTACGGGAGGGCGCGTGGGGGCTGACGCTGCCGCCCGAGTGA
- a CDS encoding GntR family transcriptional regulator, with protein sequence MPGTGTGGGNGAVTRSTLRQQLADALRYEVLAGRLKPGQEFTVKEIAEQYGVSATPVREALVDLSAQGLLDAVQHRGFEVHEYSAADYRYMVEARLMVTDGMFHRLGDRKVDPRTAAALAGVRRRGEEARRAATSGDLDILIGYDLRFWRELTTLFGNPYLTDFLHRLRLQSWVCAVQRLRRAGDLRGRLWAGYTDLVDALGRQDARTAREIVAGYDEHSLTLVEPGAGGG encoded by the coding sequence ATGCCCGGCACCGGCACCGGCGGCGGCAATGGCGCCGTGACCCGTAGCACCCTGCGGCAGCAGCTCGCGGACGCGCTCCGTTACGAGGTGCTGGCCGGCAGACTCAAGCCGGGGCAGGAGTTCACGGTGAAGGAGATCGCCGAGCAGTACGGGGTGTCGGCGACGCCCGTGCGTGAGGCGCTCGTGGACCTGTCCGCGCAGGGGCTGCTGGACGCCGTGCAGCACCGGGGTTTCGAGGTCCACGAGTACTCGGCGGCCGACTACCGGTACATGGTCGAGGCCCGGCTGATGGTCACCGACGGCATGTTCCACCGGCTCGGCGACCGCAAGGTGGACCCCCGTACGGCCGCCGCTCTCGCCGGGGTGCGGCGGCGCGGCGAGGAGGCTCGGCGGGCGGCGACCTCCGGTGACCTGGACATCCTCATCGGCTACGACCTGCGGTTCTGGCGCGAGCTGACCACCCTGTTCGGCAACCCGTACCTCACCGACTTCCTGCACCGGCTGCGTCTGCAGTCCTGGGTGTGCGCGGTGCAGCGGCTGCGCCGGGCGGGCGATCTCCGGGGCCGGCTGTGGGCCGGCTACACCGATCTGGTCGACGCCCTGGGCCGTCAGGACGCGCGGACCGCGCGGGAGATCGTCGCCGGGTACGACGAACACTCGCTGACCCTGGTGGAACCCGGGGCGGGCGGCGGATGA
- a CDS encoding dolichyl-phosphate beta-glucosyltransferase codes for MSGTPGSSVSVDLSVVIPAYNEEHRLAPTLDAIIDHLTATQAAATWEIIVVDDGSTDGTREVVAAVTARDARVQLLTGGPRNLGKGHALRLGVRASGGRRVLLTDADLAAPIDELELLDKALSDGHTAAIGSREAPGASIGRRQHRLRETLGRAGNLLIRGFAVPGIRDTQCGFKLLDGDSAREAFAASRLNGFGIDVEILHHFRRNDWPVAEVPIRWSHQPGSKIRCRDYARVLGELAALKARSARRTLRSTRPADAFAVVVFLLMSVTLYAGRWLDPNGRYLPDSLQDQNQWEWFFAVTADNVVHLQNPLFTDFQGFPDGVNLMANTVMLGLSVPFTPVTLALGPSISLALAMTLGLAATAAAWYWLLVKRVVRHRGAAFAGAALAAFAPPMVSHANAHPNFIVLFMIPLIVDRALRLCTNTRTVGDGVVLGLMAAYQIFLGEEPLLLAAMGMLLFAVAYGLVRRDMAQYAWRPLLKGLGIAALVALPLVGFPLSWQFFGPQSYTSIGHGDHAGNSPLALLSFAERSLLAGDRERADALSLNPTEQNAFYGWPLVLLALGIVVRLWERPLVKALAFTALASAVLSLGPRIRLPQTDLILPGPWALLAEKPLFESVIEGRVAMICAPVLGMLVALAWERLAAVQGIGTPYIGFMAIALALLPIVPAPLRSVERPEVPAFIADGTWKSYVDTGAGETLVPVPLPDPGNAEALHWQTTADFGFRMPGGYFNGPYGKDRTGIYGAAPRHTSHLLRDVRYSGRLPVIGENWQAQARRDFAYWRAGALVLVPQLYDEQLRETVDKLVGRPGKWVGGVWVWDLHEGD; via the coding sequence ATGAGCGGCACGCCCGGGTCGTCGGTGAGCGTCGACCTCTCGGTGGTCATCCCCGCCTACAACGAGGAGCACCGCCTCGCCCCCACGCTCGACGCGATCATCGACCACCTCACCGCCACCCAGGCGGCCGCCACCTGGGAGATCATCGTCGTCGACGACGGCTCGACGGACGGTACGCGCGAGGTCGTCGCCGCCGTCACCGCCCGCGACGCGCGCGTCCAGCTCCTCACCGGCGGCCCCCGCAACCTGGGCAAGGGCCACGCCCTGCGGCTCGGCGTCCGCGCCTCGGGCGGCCGTCGTGTGCTGCTCACCGACGCCGATCTCGCCGCGCCCATCGATGAGTTGGAGCTGCTCGACAAGGCGCTCTCCGACGGGCACACGGCCGCGATCGGCTCGCGCGAGGCCCCCGGCGCGAGCATCGGGCGCCGACAGCACCGGCTGCGCGAGACGCTCGGCCGCGCCGGGAACTTATTGATACGCGGGTTCGCGGTGCCCGGCATCCGCGACACCCAGTGCGGCTTCAAGCTGCTCGACGGCGACAGCGCCCGCGAGGCCTTCGCCGCGTCCCGCCTCAACGGGTTCGGGATAGACGTGGAGATACTCCACCATTTCCGGCGCAACGACTGGCCCGTCGCCGAGGTGCCGATCCGCTGGTCGCATCAGCCCGGCTCGAAGATCCGGTGCCGTGACTACGCCCGCGTCCTGGGCGAACTCGCCGCCCTGAAGGCCCGCTCGGCCCGCCGCACCCTCCGCTCGACCCGTCCCGCCGACGCGTTCGCGGTCGTCGTCTTCCTCCTGATGTCGGTGACCCTCTACGCCGGCCGCTGGCTCGACCCGAACGGCCGCTACCTCCCGGACTCCCTCCAGGACCAGAACCAGTGGGAGTGGTTCTTCGCGGTCACGGCCGACAACGTCGTCCACCTGCAAAACCCCCTCTTCACCGACTTCCAGGGCTTCCCCGACGGCGTCAACCTGATGGCCAACACGGTCATGCTGGGCCTGTCGGTCCCCTTCACCCCGGTCACGCTCGCCCTCGGCCCCTCGATCAGCCTCGCCCTGGCGATGACCCTGGGCCTGGCCGCCACGGCCGCCGCCTGGTACTGGCTGCTGGTCAAGAGAGTCGTACGGCATCGGGGCGCGGCCTTCGCCGGAGCGGCCCTCGCCGCCTTCGCGCCCCCGATGGTCAGCCACGCCAACGCGCACCCGAACTTCATCGTCCTGTTCATGATCCCGCTGATCGTGGACCGGGCGCTACGCCTGTGCACGAACACCAGAACCGTAGGGGACGGTGTCGTCCTCGGCCTGATGGCGGCGTACCAGATCTTCCTCGGCGAGGAGCCCCTCCTCCTCGCCGCGATGGGCATGCTGCTGTTCGCCGTCGCGTACGGGCTCGTGCGGCGGGACATGGCCCAGTACGCCTGGCGGCCGCTGCTGAAAGGGCTCGGCATCGCCGCCCTCGTCGCTCTCCCCCTGGTCGGTTTCCCGCTCTCCTGGCAGTTCTTCGGCCCGCAGAGCTACACGAGCATCGGCCATGGCGACCACGCCGGCAACAGCCCGCTCGCCCTCCTCTCCTTCGCCGAACGCTCCCTCCTCGCGGGCGACCGCGAACGCGCCGACGCGCTCTCCCTCAACCCGACCGAGCAGAACGCCTTCTACGGCTGGCCGCTGGTCCTCCTGGCCCTCGGCATCGTCGTACGCCTCTGGGAACGCCCGTTGGTGAAGGCGCTGGCCTTCACGGCGCTGGCCTCGGCGGTCCTCTCCCTGGGCCCGAGGATCCGCCTCCCCCAGACGGACCTGATCCTTCCCGGCCCCTGGGCCCTGCTCGCCGAGAAACCCCTCTTCGAGTCGGTCATCGAGGGCCGCGTGGCGATGATCTGCGCCCCGGTGCTGGGCATGCTCGTCGCCCTCGCCTGGGAACGCCTGGCGGCGGTGCAGGGCATCGGCACCCCGTACATCGGCTTCATGGCGATCGCCCTCGCGCTGCTGCCGATCGTCCCGGCCCCGCTGAGGTCGGTGGAGCGGCCCGAGGTCCCGGCGTTCATCGCGGACGGCACCTGGAAGTCGTACGTCGACACCGGGGCCGGCGAGACCCTGGTCCCCGTTCCGCTGCCGGACCCCGGCAACGCGGAGGCGCTGCACTGGCAGACCACCGCCGACTTCGGCTTCCGGATGCCCGGCGGCTACTTCAACGGCCCCTATGGCAAGGACCGCACCGGCATCTACGGCGCCGCCCCCCGGCACACCTCCCACCTCCTGCGTGACGTCCGCTACAGCGGCCGGCTTCCGGTGATCGGCGAGAACTGGCAGGCGCAGGCCCGCCGGGACTTCGCGTACTGGCGGGCGGGCGCGCTGGTCCTGGTCCCGCAGTTGTACGACGAGCAGTTGCGGGAGACGGTGGACAAGCTGGTCGGGCGCCCCGGTAAGTGGGTGGGCGGTGTATGGGTATGGGACCTGCACGAGGGGGACTGA
- a CDS encoding ATP-binding protein, with amino-acid sequence MSSADDDKRPGSTHSEITGTSSRDVVQARDIAGGIHFHEQAVPDRGSAAPTPRQLPADVRGFVNRTEELHQLNAVLTGESDDPLVVSVYVIAGTAGAGKTSLALRWAHQVRDRFPDGQLYVNLRGYDPGRPVTAQEALHRFLTSLGVRAQSVPQDLDAAAALYRSLLADRRILVVLDNAATVAQVRPLLPGGASSLAVVTSRSRLSGLAVRDGARRLTLGTLPEREAIALLRAVTAGYRPQDDERQLAELAQLCARLPLALRIAAERAASHPHMRLQDLTADLRDESALWDALSTGDDDEAEAVRTVFAWSYRALPDQAAWLFRLLGLHPGPEFSLAAAAALAGVTMIRARQLLDSLVGAHLLEQTAPDRYQFHDLLRAYSLDQAQHEEPEEGRRAALRRVLEWYLHTADAAQSWISPDEDRLNLASPPEGVRPFSFADYDAAVDWAEREHTNLLQAVRTAAAAEDDRLAWQLCAALWHAQFPSAAGADWLGVGRVGLEAAGRAGDRAGQALLFTNLGMAHSRVNQLAESLECHRNALELWNELGNRLNTAHSLNLIGLNHLHRRRLDTAAHHFEQAIAVFEEQGSAHWAATALSNLATTHYRAGRLSQAATAFEQALGAHRALDNKRGEGNILRLLSGLQREQGDVEGALISAQLAVDIALGLRNLRLEAYWLLALGDAQRADGRLTDALTSYQRSATLELHLGDRSKQALAWHRTGEVYRRLDRHSEAADFHRQAATTHHELGDAWHEALALDGLGSALLDEDPQATRRHWAEALRLLADFDDPRATTARDSLERRLAEAG; translated from the coding sequence GTGTCCAGCGCCGACGATGACAAGCGCCCAGGCAGCACGCACTCCGAAATAACGGGTACGTCCTCCCGCGACGTCGTACAGGCCAGGGACATCGCGGGAGGGATTCACTTCCACGAACAGGCGGTACCGGACCGCGGCTCCGCAGCCCCCACACCACGGCAGCTCCCCGCCGACGTGCGCGGTTTCGTCAACCGGACCGAGGAGCTCCACCAGCTGAACGCGGTACTGACCGGCGAGAGCGACGATCCTCTCGTCGTCTCGGTCTACGTGATCGCCGGCACCGCCGGCGCCGGCAAGACCTCGCTGGCGCTGCGCTGGGCCCACCAGGTCCGCGACCGCTTTCCCGACGGCCAGCTCTACGTCAATCTGCGGGGCTACGATCCGGGGCGACCGGTCACCGCGCAGGAGGCCCTGCACCGCTTCCTGACCTCGCTGGGGGTCCGCGCGCAGTCCGTACCGCAGGACCTCGACGCGGCCGCCGCGCTCTACCGCTCACTGCTGGCGGATCGCCGGATCCTGGTCGTCCTCGACAACGCTGCCACGGTGGCCCAGGTCCGTCCGCTGCTGCCCGGCGGCGCGAGTTCGCTGGCCGTGGTCACCAGCCGCAGCCGGTTGTCCGGCCTCGCCGTCCGGGACGGAGCACGTCGGCTCACCCTGGGAACACTGCCGGAGCGCGAGGCCATCGCGCTGCTGCGAGCCGTGACCGCCGGATATCGGCCGCAGGACGACGAGCGGCAACTCGCCGAGCTGGCCCAGCTGTGCGCGCGGCTGCCCCTGGCCCTGCGCATCGCCGCCGAGCGGGCCGCCAGCCACCCCCACATGCGGCTGCAGGACCTGACGGCCGATCTGCGGGACGAATCCGCCCTGTGGGACGCCCTGAGTACGGGTGACGACGACGAGGCCGAGGCGGTCCGCACCGTCTTCGCCTGGTCCTACCGCGCCCTGCCCGACCAGGCCGCCTGGCTCTTCCGTCTGCTGGGCCTGCATCCCGGGCCCGAGTTCAGCCTGGCTGCCGCCGCGGCCCTCGCCGGAGTCACGATGATCCGGGCCCGCCAGTTGCTGGACTCCTTGGTCGGAGCTCACTTGCTGGAACAGACCGCCCCGGACCGATACCAGTTTCACGACCTGCTACGCGCTTACTCCCTTGACCAGGCCCAGCACGAGGAGCCCGAGGAAGGCCGAAGAGCCGCGCTGCGCCGCGTCCTGGAGTGGTATCTCCACACGGCCGACGCGGCCCAGAGCTGGATCAGCCCTGACGAGGACCGCCTGAACCTCGCATCGCCTCCGGAGGGAGTGCGCCCCTTCTCCTTCGCCGACTACGACGCCGCAGTGGACTGGGCCGAGCGTGAACACACCAACCTGTTGCAGGCGGTCCGTACGGCGGCCGCAGCCGAGGACGACCGGCTCGCCTGGCAGCTGTGCGCCGCCCTCTGGCACGCGCAGTTCCCCTCCGCGGCGGGCGCCGACTGGCTGGGCGTGGGCCGTGTCGGACTGGAAGCGGCGGGCCGGGCCGGCGACCGTGCGGGGCAGGCTCTCCTGTTCACGAACCTCGGTATGGCCCACTCACGGGTCAACCAGTTGGCCGAGAGTCTCGAATGCCACCGGAACGCGCTGGAGCTCTGGAACGAACTGGGCAACCGCCTCAACACGGCGCACTCGCTCAACCTGATCGGGCTGAACCACCTCCACCGCAGGCGACTCGACACCGCCGCCCACCACTTCGAGCAGGCCATCGCCGTCTTCGAGGAACAGGGCTCGGCCCACTGGGCCGCCACCGCGCTGTCCAACCTCGCGACCACCCACTACAGAGCCGGACGCCTTTCACAAGCCGCGACAGCCTTCGAGCAGGCGCTGGGAGCACACCGCGCCCTGGACAACAAGCGCGGCGAGGGCAACATCCTGCGCCTGCTGAGCGGACTACAGCGTGAACAGGGCGATGTCGAGGGAGCGCTGATCTCGGCCCAGCTGGCCGTCGACATCGCCCTCGGCCTCCGCAACCTCCGCCTGGAGGCCTACTGGCTGCTCGCCCTCGGCGACGCCCAGCGGGCCGACGGCCGGTTGACCGACGCCCTGACCTCCTACCAGCGCTCCGCCACACTCGAACTCCACCTCGGCGACCGCAGCAAACAGGCCCTCGCGTGGCACCGTACGGGCGAGGTCTACCGCCGGCTCGACCGCCACTCGGAGGCCGCCGACTTCCACCGCCAGGCCGCCACCACCCACCACGAACTCGGCGACGCCTGGCACGAGGCCCTGGCCCTCGACGGCCTGGGCTCGGCCTTGCTCGACGAGGACCCTCAGGCAACCCGCAGGCACTGGGCAGAGGCACTGAGACTGCTGGCCGACTTCGACGACCCACGCGCGACGACTGCACGCGACAGCCTCGAACGCCGGTTGGCGGAGGCCGGCTGA
- a CDS encoding DUF6879 family protein translates to MLDLLPPVLVPEHGERLTRDAYKRDFGERDAAIRDADSWKLERLQHFEEEGSPSRDALRRGEWATALRLLEDRRDALLATAREDTRKGHRFHRVRVVEKPLSPYLQWELHSHRQRAEYGERIRVVGAEQVASVERAGRLPEIVVLGGDTLFQVLYSKAGATLGSVRYTDDDLVGSWENYIRRLYEAGEDVRSYFEREVAHLPPPRTL, encoded by the coding sequence ATGCTTGACCTCCTTCCCCCGGTTCTCGTACCGGAGCACGGCGAACGGCTCACCCGCGACGCCTACAAGCGTGACTTCGGAGAACGTGACGCGGCGATCCGGGACGCGGACTCCTGGAAGTTGGAGCGACTTCAGCACTTCGAAGAGGAGGGCAGCCCCAGCCGTGACGCCCTGCGCCGAGGGGAGTGGGCGACAGCGCTGCGGCTGCTCGAGGACCGGCGCGACGCCCTGCTCGCCACCGCCCGGGAGGACACCCGCAAGGGCCATCGCTTTCACCGTGTGCGGGTGGTCGAGAAGCCGTTGTCGCCGTACCTGCAATGGGAGTTGCACTCCCATCGCCAGCGCGCCGAGTACGGAGAGCGGATTCGCGTGGTCGGCGCCGAGCAGGTGGCTTCGGTGGAGCGCGCAGGCCGACTGCCGGAAATCGTTGTCCTCGGCGGCGACACCCTCTTCCAGGTCCTCTACTCCAAAGCCGGCGCCACCCTCGGCTCGGTCCGCTACACCGACGATGATCTGGTCGGCAGCTGGGAGAACTACATCAGAAGGCTCTACGAGGCGGGGGAAGACGTGAGGTCCTACTTCGAGCGCGAGGTGGCGCATCTGCCGCCGCCCAGGACCCTGTGA
- a CDS encoding aspartate aminotransferase family protein: MTPQPNPQVGAAVKAADRAHVFHSWSAQELIDPLAVAGAEGSYFWDYDGRRYLDFTSGLVYTNIGYQHPKVVAAIQEQAATMTTFAPAFAVEARSEAARLIAERTPGDLDKVFFTNGGADAVEHAVRMARLHTGRPKVLSAYRSYHGGTQQAVNLTGDPRRWASDAGTAGVVHFWAPFLYRSRFYAETEEQECARALEHLETTIAFEGPSTIAAIILETIPGTAGIMVPPPGYLAGVRALCDKYGIVFVLDEVMAGFGRTGEWFAADLFDVVPDLMTFAKGVNSGYVPLGGVAISGAIAETFARRPYPGGLTYSGHPLACAAAVATINVMAEEGVVQNAADLGATLIGPTLRELADRHPCVGEVRGVGMFWALDLVQNKETREPLVPYNASGESNTPMLAFATAAKAAGLWPFINMNRTHVVPPCNITEAEAKEGLAALDAALTVADEYTQ, encoded by the coding sequence ATGACTCCTCAGCCGAATCCCCAGGTCGGAGCCGCGGTGAAGGCGGCGGACCGAGCCCATGTCTTCCACTCCTGGTCCGCGCAGGAACTCATCGACCCGCTCGCCGTCGCCGGCGCGGAGGGGTCGTACTTCTGGGACTACGACGGCAGGCGCTATCTCGACTTCACCAGTGGCCTCGTCTACACGAACATCGGCTACCAGCACCCGAAGGTCGTCGCCGCGATCCAGGAGCAGGCGGCGACGATGACGACGTTCGCGCCGGCGTTCGCGGTGGAGGCGCGCTCGGAGGCGGCCCGGCTGATCGCCGAACGGACACCGGGCGACCTGGACAAGGTCTTCTTCACCAACGGCGGGGCCGACGCGGTCGAGCACGCCGTCCGCATGGCCCGGCTGCACACCGGCCGCCCCAAGGTCCTCTCCGCGTACCGCTCGTACCACGGCGGCACCCAGCAGGCCGTCAACCTCACCGGCGACCCGCGCCGCTGGGCCTCCGACGCCGGTACGGCCGGAGTCGTGCACTTCTGGGCGCCCTTCCTCTACCGGTCCCGTTTCTACGCCGAGACGGAGGAACAGGAGTGCGCCCGCGCGCTGGAGCACCTCGAAACGACGATCGCCTTCGAGGGCCCGTCGACGATCGCCGCGATCATCCTGGAGACGATCCCCGGCACGGCGGGCATCATGGTCCCGCCGCCCGGCTATCTGGCAGGAGTCCGCGCCCTCTGCGACAAGTACGGCATCGTCTTCGTCCTCGACGAGGTCATGGCGGGCTTCGGCCGGACCGGTGAGTGGTTCGCGGCGGACCTCTTCGACGTGGTCCCCGACCTGATGACCTTCGCCAAGGGCGTGAACTCGGGTTACGTCCCGCTGGGTGGCGTCGCGATCTCCGGCGCCATCGCGGAGACGTTCGCCAGGCGACCGTACCCCGGCGGCCTGACGTACTCCGGGCACCCCCTGGCCTGCGCCGCCGCCGTGGCGACGATCAACGTGATGGCGGAGGAGGGCGTCGTGCAGAACGCGGCCGACCTCGGCGCGACGCTCATCGGCCCCACCCTGCGCGAACTCGCCGACCGCCACCCCTGCGTGGGCGAGGTCCGAGGCGTGGGCATGTTCTGGGCCCTGGACCTGGTGCAGAACAAGGAGACCCGCGAACCCCTCGTCCCCTACAACGCGTCCGGCGAGTCCAACACCCCCATGCTCGCCTTCGCCACCGCCGCCAAGGCCGCCGGTCTCTGGCCCTTCATCAACATGAACCGCACCCACGTCGTCCCGCCCTGCAACATCACGGAGGCCGAGGCGAAGGAGGGCTTGGCGGCCCTGGACGCGGCGCTGACGGTGGCGGACGAGTACACGCAGTGA
- the cpt gene encoding chloramphenicol phosphotransferase CPT — protein MRTRMIILNGGSSSGKSGIVRCLQDVLPEPWLAFGCDSFVDALPARMQASDDGIGIAADGTVTIGSDFRVLEAAWTEGVVAMARAGARIIIDDVFLGGTASQRRWQKALGDLPVLWVGVKCEPGVAAGREIARGDRARGMAASQADLVHKGVIYDLEVDTTHAESLVCARTIAARISRPAR, from the coding sequence ATGCGGACGCGGATGATCATTCTCAACGGTGGTTCCAGCTCGGGGAAGTCCGGGATCGTACGGTGTCTGCAGGACGTGCTGCCGGAGCCGTGGCTGGCGTTCGGGTGCGACTCGTTCGTCGACGCCCTGCCCGCGAGGATGCAGGCGTCGGACGACGGTATCGGCATCGCGGCGGACGGCACGGTGACTATCGGGTCCGACTTCCGGGTGCTGGAGGCGGCCTGGACGGAGGGCGTCGTCGCGATGGCCCGCGCGGGCGCCAGGATCATCATCGACGATGTCTTCCTCGGCGGAACGGCGTCCCAGCGGCGCTGGCAGAAGGCCCTCGGCGACCTGCCCGTGCTGTGGGTCGGGGTCAAGTGCGAGCCCGGGGTCGCGGCGGGTCGCGAGATCGCCCGGGGAGACCGGGCCCGGGGCATGGCCGCCTCGCAGGCCGACCTCGTCCACAAGGGCGTGATCTACGACCTGGAGGTGGACACCACCCACGCCGAGTCCCTGGTGTGCGCGCGAACCATCGCCGCCCGCATCAGTCGACCGGCAAGGTGA
- a CDS encoding adenylosuccinate synthase, whose translation MPALVLLGAQWGDEGKGKATDLLGGSVDYVVRYQGGNNAGHTVVVGDQKYALHLLPSGILTPECTPVIGNGVVVDPSVLLSELSGLNERGVDTSKLLISGNAHIITPYNVTVDKVTERFLGKRKIGTTGRGIGPTYADKINRVGIRVQDLYDESILTQKVEAALDVKNQLLTKLYNRRAIAVDQVVEELLGYADKLAPYVTDTVLVLNQALEENKVVLFEGGQGTLLDIDHGTYPFVTSSNPTAGGACTGAGVGPTKISRVIGILKAYTTRVGAGPFPTELFDADGEALRRIGGERGVTTGRDRRCGWFDAVIARYATRVNGLTDFFLTKLDVLTGWEEIPVCVAYEIDGKRVEELPYSQSDFHHAKPVYETLPGWSEDITKAKSFSDLPKNAQSYVKALEDMSGAPISAIGVGPGRDETIEINSFI comes from the coding sequence GTGCCCGCACTTGTGCTGCTCGGTGCTCAGTGGGGTGACGAAGGCAAGGGAAAGGCGACGGACCTGCTAGGCGGATCCGTCGACTACGTGGTGCGCTACCAGGGCGGCAACAACGCCGGCCACACGGTAGTCGTGGGTGACCAGAAGTACGCCCTCCACCTCCTCCCTTCCGGGATCCTCACTCCGGAGTGCACTCCGGTCATCGGCAACGGAGTCGTCGTCGACCCGTCGGTCCTGCTCTCCGAGCTGAGCGGTCTGAACGAGCGCGGCGTCGATACGTCCAAGCTCCTGATCAGCGGCAACGCTCACATCATCACGCCGTACAACGTGACGGTGGACAAGGTCACCGAGCGCTTCCTCGGCAAGCGGAAGATCGGCACGACGGGCCGCGGTATCGGCCCGACCTACGCCGACAAGATCAACCGCGTCGGTATCCGCGTCCAGGACCTGTACGACGAGTCGATCCTGACGCAGAAGGTCGAGGCGGCCCTCGACGTCAAGAACCAGCTCCTCACCAAGCTCTACAACCGCCGCGCCATCGCGGTCGACCAGGTCGTCGAGGAGTTGCTGGGCTACGCGGACAAGCTCGCCCCGTACGTCACCGACACGGTCCTCGTCCTCAACCAGGCCCTGGAGGAGAACAAGGTCGTCCTCTTCGAGGGCGGCCAGGGCACCCTGCTGGACATCGACCACGGCACGTACCCCTTCGTGACCTCCTCGAACCCGACCGCGGGCGGCGCCTGCACGGGTGCGGGCGTCGGCCCCACGAAGATCAGCCGTGTCATCGGCATCCTCAAGGCCTACACGACCCGCGTCGGCGCCGGCCCCTTCCCCACGGAACTCTTCGACGCGGACGGCGAGGCCCTGCGCCGCATCGGCGGCGAGCGGGGCGTGACGACGGGCCGCGACCGCCGCTGCGGCTGGTTCGACGCGGTGATCGCGCGTTACGCGACCCGGGTGAACGGCCTGACGGACTTCTTCCTCACCAAGCTCGACGTCCTGACGGGCTGGGAGGAGATCCCCGTCTGCGTCGCGTACGAGATCGACGGCAAGCGCGTCGAGGAGCTCCCGTACTCCCAGTCGGACTTCCACCACGCGAAGCCCGTCTACGAAACCCTCCCCGGCTGGTCCGAGGACATCACCAAGGCGAAGTCCTTCTCCGACCTCCCGAAGAACGCCCAGTCCTACGTCAAGGCACTGGAGGACATGTCGGGCGCCCCGATCTCCGCGATCGGCGTCGGCCCGGGCCGCGACGAGACGATCGAGATCAACTCTTTCATCTAG